A stretch of the Arthrobacter sp. PAMC 25486 genome encodes the following:
- a CDS encoding DUF1345 domain-containing protein, whose product MSNPRFGTRVHRSRFRLAVMVAVGILTALLVGFSGSWDYAPAVGWGAASITFLWWVWAIIGRLDPAETAVHASREDPGQASSDVLVLAATLASFGGVVLILMTAGSAQGGMKAAILGLALGSVALSWFLVHTLFTLRYARLFYRDRKGVDFNEDTLPHYRDFAYLAFTVGMTFQVSDTDLTTDAIRSTALRHALLSYLLGAIILATTINLVAGLIH is encoded by the coding sequence ATGAGCAATCCACGCTTTGGCACACGTGTCCACCGTTCACGATTTCGGCTGGCCGTCATGGTCGCTGTTGGCATCCTCACCGCCTTATTGGTGGGATTTTCCGGCTCCTGGGACTATGCCCCTGCCGTCGGATGGGGTGCAGCGTCCATAACATTCCTGTGGTGGGTCTGGGCGATTATCGGCCGGCTTGATCCTGCCGAAACCGCCGTCCACGCCAGCCGTGAAGACCCCGGCCAGGCCAGCTCCGATGTACTCGTCTTGGCCGCCACGTTGGCCAGTTTCGGTGGGGTCGTCCTCATTTTGATGACCGCAGGTTCCGCCCAAGGGGGAATGAAAGCCGCAATCCTCGGTCTGGCCCTAGGCAGCGTTGCCCTGTCCTGGTTTCTCGTCCACACCTTATTCACGCTCCGCTACGCCCGGCTCTTCTACCGCGACCGGAAAGGGGTCGACTTCAATGAAGACACCCTGCCTCACTACCGTGACTTTGCCTACCTGGCGTTCACCGTGGGCATGACGTTTCAGGTCTCCGATACCGACCTGACAACCGATGCCATCCGTTCAACTGCCTTGCGCCACGCCTTGCTCTCCTACCTGTTGGGAGCCATCATATTGGCCACCACCATCAATCTCGTCGCCGGCCTCATCCACTAA
- a CDS encoding DUF1206 domain-containing protein produces the protein MAQRCSKGKTIKKELKDAAAAAEDASNSRVFVIAARTGFAVSGLLHILIGAIAIQLAFGRGGQADQGGAMAQLARQPAGALLLWIAVTACGALALWQLSEAIFGYSQLESKAKFGKKISAAGQAVVFLVIAAAFASFALGSGKNSGQSTSDATAQIIKAPAGPLLLIAIGVAFAIVGIVFGVRGINRSFKKQLLLPASGTARSIVTFLGVVGYLAKGIVLLLVGLLFVIATVESRPKESTGLDGALKAVREQPFGIYLLILIGVGLVCYGLYQITKARFARM, from the coding sequence GTGGCTCAACGGTGTTCGAAGGGCAAGACCATCAAAAAGGAATTGAAAGACGCCGCGGCTGCGGCCGAGGACGCGTCGAATTCACGGGTCTTTGTCATTGCCGCCCGCACCGGTTTCGCCGTCAGCGGCCTACTGCACATACTCATCGGTGCCATCGCCATCCAGCTGGCGTTCGGTAGGGGCGGACAGGCCGACCAGGGCGGTGCCATGGCCCAACTGGCAAGACAACCGGCGGGAGCACTCCTGCTGTGGATTGCTGTCACGGCGTGTGGGGCGCTGGCCCTGTGGCAGCTCAGTGAGGCCATTTTCGGATATAGCCAGTTGGAATCCAAAGCGAAGTTTGGGAAGAAAATTTCCGCAGCTGGACAGGCTGTTGTGTTTCTGGTTATTGCTGCCGCCTTCGCCTCATTCGCGCTCGGAAGCGGAAAGAACAGCGGACAATCCACCAGCGACGCGACCGCACAGATCATCAAAGCACCAGCGGGTCCGCTGTTGCTGATCGCCATTGGAGTTGCCTTCGCCATAGTCGGAATAGTCTTTGGCGTACGAGGGATCAATAGATCCTTCAAGAAGCAGCTGCTGTTGCCGGCCTCGGGAACGGCCCGGTCCATAGTCACTTTTTTGGGGGTGGTCGGCTACCTCGCGAAGGGTATTGTGCTGCTCCTGGTTGGACTGTTGTTTGTCATTGCCACCGTCGAATCCCGACCCAAGGAATCTACAGGACTCGATGGTGCACTCAAGGCGGTGCGCGAGCAGCCCTTTGGCATCTACTTGCTGATCCTCATCGGCGTGGGGCTGGTTTGCTATGGCCTGTACCAAATAACCAAGGCCAGATTCGCCCGCATGTAG
- a CDS encoding CsbD family protein: MGLGDKFKHSAEKAAGKGKEAAGEATDNDRLKAEGKTDQVKAELKQAADKIKDTFKKH, encoded by the coding sequence ATGGGTTTGGGTGACAAGTTCAAGCACTCCGCGGAGAAGGCCGCCGGCAAGGGCAAGGAAGCCGCAGGAGAAGCGACCGACAATGACCGGTTGAAAGCTGAAGGCAAAACAGATCAGGTCAAGGCTGAACTGAAGCAGGCCGCGGACAAGATCAAGGACACCTTCAAGAAGCATTGA
- the holA gene encoding DNA polymerase III subunit delta codes for MDRKTAVSPAARTPARSAAGADWRDVPLAPVVLLFGPEDFIASRAVDDVRRKLRAQNAELELTSLDAGHYSPGQLGLVASPSLFSEPKLIEVAGLAAMNDDFLQDALAYIKDPAPDVSLILIHGGGVRGKKLLDALKALGAPRIECQPLKKDPEKAQFVSAEFSLAKRRIDAPAVRALVAAVGANLSELAAACSQLVADTTGMVSADDVDKYYGGRVEATAFRVADAALAGNAPVALSTLRHALATGVDPVPLVAALAMKVRQLAKVFGVRGSSAQLARDLGMAPWQVDIARRDAGHWNGPALVTAIKVLAEADAQVKGAAKDPVYAVERAVTVIATAARR; via the coding sequence ATGGACAGGAAAACAGCTGTGAGCCCGGCTGCCAGGACACCGGCCCGGTCTGCTGCGGGTGCTGATTGGCGGGATGTGCCGCTGGCCCCCGTCGTGCTGTTGTTTGGCCCGGAAGACTTCATTGCCAGCCGAGCCGTTGACGATGTGCGCAGGAAACTGCGGGCACAGAACGCCGAGCTGGAGCTGACCTCACTGGATGCCGGGCACTATAGCCCCGGCCAGTTGGGCCTGGTTGCGAGCCCGTCCCTGTTCAGCGAGCCCAAGCTGATTGAAGTGGCTGGCCTGGCCGCCATGAACGATGATTTCCTGCAGGATGCCCTCGCATACATCAAGGATCCCGCACCCGATGTGAGCCTCATATTGATTCATGGCGGCGGTGTGCGCGGCAAGAAACTCCTCGATGCCCTGAAGGCTTTGGGGGCGCCGCGCATTGAATGCCAGCCGTTGAAGAAGGATCCGGAGAAGGCACAGTTCGTCAGTGCCGAATTCTCACTTGCCAAGCGCCGCATTGATGCCCCGGCCGTGCGGGCGCTGGTCGCCGCAGTCGGCGCAAACTTGTCGGAGCTGGCAGCTGCCTGCTCACAGCTGGTGGCCGACACCACGGGCATGGTGAGCGCCGACGACGTTGACAAGTACTACGGCGGCCGGGTGGAAGCCACAGCATTCCGTGTGGCCGATGCCGCGCTGGCAGGCAACGCACCGGTGGCCTTATCGACCCTGCGGCACGCCCTGGCCACCGGTGTTGATCCTGTGCCGCTGGTTGCGGCCCTGGCCATGAAGGTTCGCCAGCTGGCCAAGGTGTTCGGGGTCCGGGGCAGCTCGGCGCAGTTGGCCCGTGATCTGGGCATGGCCCCGTGGCAGGTCGATATTGCGCGGCGCGATGCCGGACACTGGAACGGACCTGCCCTGGTTACGGCCATCAAGGTTCTGGCGGAAGCCGACGCCCAGGTCAAGGGCGCAGCCAAGGACCCCGTCTATGCGGTTGAGCGTGCCGTAACGGTCATCGCCACGGCAGCTCGCCGCTAG
- a CDS encoding ComEC/Rec2 family competence protein: MRLHEPRWSRYVKAAVGDPNPGPPEPRRAKLRRQAADLHRRLAAAHQEQADAQELRRPDIRILPTVIAVWATAGLATAMPPTMIPRLAMALVLVLLLGLLPGLLLALLRPAQRRGSSERRRARRGGVRGATFVLAAACALAVVAVVGVKVQAGASSPLAQTVAQGEELMLTLEVGATPRRLDSGNGPPRFILDAVIVQASAGGRSSSGRLPVQVIAGPAWEAVRQGQKVGTAGKVDGGPGTAGVAGVGRAGILRPATVPLAVPGAAAGKESLVTAIRRGWIAAVQGTWAKRSPEAAALLPGMVMGDRSAMDSALNESMKTAGLTHLTAVSGANCTLILASLMIGLRSLHTPRRAAFGFSLAALLGFVLVVGPDPSVLRAAVMGALGLMALLSGRPKRVGALLALSIVLLLLADPWLAGDYAFILSVLATLGLFLVGQRCVRWLSVLMPLWLAQTIAIPLAAQLFCAPVIVLLQARLTPYTVPANMLAAPVIALVTTVGTLGMACALLLPPLAGLCAAISGVGAWWVAAVARWMAALPAASLPWPGGPEGVLLMAVLNAGVLLSLIVLVEKQRLRAAIAGIMAHLPVWWRERFGFASVVALAALLALWWVAAVVRV, translated from the coding sequence GTGAGACTTCATGAACCGCGGTGGTCCCGCTACGTCAAGGCTGCGGTGGGTGATCCCAACCCGGGCCCCCCTGAGCCACGGAGGGCGAAGTTGCGGCGGCAGGCTGCGGACCTCCATCGGCGACTTGCGGCAGCCCACCAGGAACAGGCTGATGCGCAGGAGCTGCGGCGACCAGACATCCGCATTCTGCCCACAGTCATTGCAGTGTGGGCCACGGCGGGGCTGGCCACCGCCATGCCCCCAACCATGATTCCCCGGCTGGCCATGGCACTTGTTCTGGTGCTTTTACTCGGGCTGCTGCCGGGTCTGCTGCTGGCGTTGTTGCGTCCGGCCCAGCGCCGTGGCAGCAGTGAACGGCGAAGAGCCCGGCGGGGAGGTGTCCGGGGTGCCACCTTTGTGCTGGCAGCAGCCTGCGCACTGGCAGTAGTTGCGGTGGTCGGTGTGAAAGTGCAGGCCGGGGCATCATCACCGCTGGCGCAAACCGTGGCGCAGGGCGAGGAGCTGATGCTGACCTTGGAAGTGGGAGCCACTCCGCGAAGGCTCGACAGCGGGAACGGTCCGCCACGATTCATCCTTGACGCGGTCATTGTCCAGGCGAGCGCAGGTGGTCGATCGTCCTCAGGGAGGCTGCCTGTGCAGGTCATTGCCGGCCCCGCGTGGGAAGCGGTTCGGCAGGGACAGAAAGTTGGCACCGCCGGCAAGGTCGATGGCGGTCCAGGCACGGCAGGGGTCGCCGGTGTGGGGCGGGCAGGGATTCTGCGCCCCGCAACGGTTCCCCTTGCCGTTCCCGGAGCGGCTGCCGGCAAGGAGTCATTGGTGACCGCCATCCGTCGTGGTTGGATTGCCGCAGTGCAGGGGACGTGGGCGAAGCGTTCACCAGAAGCCGCTGCCCTGTTGCCGGGCATGGTGATGGGTGACCGCAGTGCCATGGACAGTGCCTTGAATGAGTCCATGAAAACTGCTGGCCTCACACATTTGACGGCAGTCAGCGGGGCCAACTGCACGCTGATACTGGCCTCGCTCATGATCGGGCTGCGTTCCCTGCACACACCCCGCCGGGCCGCCTTCGGGTTCTCACTGGCAGCACTGCTGGGGTTTGTCCTTGTGGTGGGTCCAGATCCCAGTGTCCTGCGTGCCGCCGTCATGGGTGCCCTCGGTCTCATGGCGCTGCTGAGCGGGCGGCCCAAAAGGGTCGGTGCGCTGTTGGCGTTGAGCATTGTGTTGCTTCTGCTGGCTGATCCGTGGCTTGCCGGTGACTACGCGTTTATCCTGTCGGTTTTGGCGACCCTGGGGCTGTTCCTGGTCGGGCAGCGCTGTGTGAGGTGGCTGTCGGTGCTGATGCCCTTGTGGCTGGCCCAGACGATTGCAATTCCGCTGGCGGCCCAGCTTTTCTGCGCCCCCGTCATCGTGTTGCTGCAGGCGCGCCTGACACCCTATACGGTGCCGGCGAACATGCTGGCGGCACCCGTCATTGCCCTCGTGACAACTGTGGGCACATTGGGCATGGCGTGTGCGCTCCTGCTGCCTCCCTTGGCAGGACTCTGCGCCGCCATCAGCGGGGTGGGCGCGTGGTGGGTTGCCGCGGTGGCACGCTGGATGGCCGCCCTTCCCGCCGCCAGCCTGCCGTGGCCCGGTGGTCCCGAGGGTGTGTTGCTTATGGCTGTCTTGAATGCCGGGGTGCTTCTGAGCTTGATTGTCTTAGTGGAAAAGCAGCGGTTGCGCGCCGCCATTGCCGGCATCATGGCGCATCTGCCCGTGTGGTGGCGCGAACGCTTTGGCTTTGCCTCAGTAGTTGCTCTGGCCGCACTGTTGGCACTGTGGTGGGTGGCCGCCGTCGTACGTGTTTAG
- a CDS encoding helix-hairpin-helix domain-containing protein: MTGADEEFTWPPPGVETTQRRGVGPPGFAQRGFGQRLQGPRWIVSIRALVVVLAMLAAALGMLWLEAASVQGVSADLSNKSGGHVTVPPLAEDAAAPGVPAAPVVAGAEGEGGTDGATGGAAGPGAGKSGTVGMLVHVVGAVNNPGVFVLGEGSRIYQAVEAAGGALPTAQLAALNLAAPVSDGMQIVVLTQEQAASPQDVPGVGAPANGAAAQKAPAGPINVNAATAADLDALPGIGPVLAERIVAWRTDHGPFPSVDALDAVSGIGAKLLENIRSLVSVS, encoded by the coding sequence ATGACTGGTGCAGATGAAGAGTTTACGTGGCCGCCGCCCGGGGTGGAAACGACCCAGCGCCGTGGCGTGGGGCCGCCTGGTTTTGCTCAGCGTGGCTTTGGCCAGCGGCTGCAGGGACCGCGCTGGATAGTCTCCATCCGGGCTCTCGTCGTGGTGCTGGCCATGCTTGCGGCAGCCTTGGGGATGCTGTGGCTTGAGGCGGCAAGTGTTCAAGGGGTGTCGGCGGACTTGTCCAACAAGTCCGGCGGCCATGTCACGGTGCCTCCGCTGGCGGAGGATGCTGCAGCCCCGGGTGTGCCGGCCGCACCCGTGGTCGCAGGGGCCGAGGGGGAGGGCGGCACCGATGGTGCCACCGGTGGCGCCGCCGGCCCGGGTGCCGGAAAATCTGGAACTGTGGGCATGCTGGTTCACGTGGTGGGGGCGGTCAACAACCCCGGCGTGTTCGTCTTGGGGGAGGGCAGCCGCATCTATCAAGCGGTGGAAGCCGCCGGGGGAGCGTTGCCGACGGCACAGCTGGCAGCTCTGAACCTGGCCGCGCCAGTCAGTGACGGAATGCAAATAGTGGTTCTCACCCAGGAACAGGCTGCCTCGCCGCAAGACGTTCCGGGTGTGGGTGCACCAGCCAATGGAGCGGCTGCCCAGAAGGCGCCGGCGGGACCCATCAACGTCAATGCCGCCACTGCCGCCGACCTTGATGCCTTGCCGGGAATTGGCCCGGTGCTGGCCGAGCGGATTGTGGCGTGGCGAACGGATCACGGACCTTTCCCGTCCGTTGACGCCTTGGACGCCGTTTCCGGGATTGGCGCCAAGCTATTGGAAAATATTCGAAGCTTGGTGAGTGTCTCATGA
- a CDS encoding DegV family protein, with protein sequence MSETSAARIWLRHHVGRLRPKAGPSAPEVPEDSGPPRPTIAVVTDSAAALPPEWVADISCRGMLTVVPMPVIIGDNVYSDDDAELETHISLALATGKSVKTSRPSPGQFERAYKQAAEAGFAEIVSLHISTKLSGTFEAATLAAERSPIPVHVLNSGTVGMGLGSGVQAAVAASLQGHDAQTVVAAGNRALEATAIYFYVPSLEQLRRGGRISLASSWLGTVLDIKPLLGIRDGAVVPLEKVRSAARAIARLQALAVVDINTRGPAATQISVHHFGNEEQARAFGESLEAAAPGLAAATLTRLPAVLAAHAGLGVLVVVVADALVPPQGMLGVQ encoded by the coding sequence GTGAGCGAAACATCAGCTGCACGCATCTGGCTGCGCCACCACGTGGGGCGGTTGCGGCCCAAGGCCGGGCCGTCGGCGCCGGAGGTTCCGGAGGACAGCGGCCCGCCCAGGCCCACGATCGCCGTCGTGACCGATTCCGCTGCGGCACTGCCGCCGGAATGGGTAGCAGATATTTCCTGTCGTGGAATGCTGACTGTGGTGCCCATGCCGGTGATCATTGGCGACAACGTCTATTCGGATGACGACGCCGAATTGGAAACCCACATTTCGCTGGCCTTGGCCACGGGAAAATCCGTCAAAACCTCACGTCCTTCACCTGGGCAATTTGAACGCGCCTACAAACAGGCGGCGGAAGCCGGATTTGCCGAAATCGTGTCCTTGCACATTTCAACAAAACTTTCCGGCACCTTCGAGGCTGCCACGCTGGCAGCGGAACGCTCACCCATACCTGTTCACGTGCTGAACTCGGGCACGGTCGGCATGGGGCTGGGCAGCGGAGTTCAGGCGGCCGTTGCAGCATCCCTGCAGGGACATGATGCGCAGACCGTCGTGGCTGCAGGGAACCGGGCGCTGGAAGCGACAGCCATCTATTTCTATGTGCCCAGCCTTGAACAACTGCGCCGTGGCGGGCGCATCAGCCTGGCCTCATCGTGGCTGGGCACGGTCTTGGACATCAAGCCGCTGCTGGGCATCAGGGACGGGGCCGTTGTGCCGCTGGAAAAGGTGCGTTCTGCCGCCAGGGCCATCGCCCGGCTGCAGGCGCTGGCCGTGGTCGACATCAATACCCGGGGACCGGCCGCCACCCAGATTAGTGTCCACCACTTCGGCAATGAGGAACAGGCCCGCGCATTCGGCGAGTCGCTGGAGGCTGCCGCGCCCGGCCTTGCTGCCGCAACCCTGACCCGTTTGCCGGCTGTGCTGGCCGCCCATGCGGGGCTGGGCGTGTTGGTTGTGGTGGTTGCCGACGCACTCGTTCCCCCACAGGGGATGTTGGGCGTTCAGTAA
- the leuS gene encoding leucine--tRNA ligase produces MNEKAGYVSVQSQTEENSEEGVYSFASMEAKWPAVWDELNVFAPLDDGSKERRYVLDMFPYPSGDLHMGHAEAFAMGDVVSRYWRQLGYDVLHPIGWDSFGLPAENAAIKRNAHPSEWTYANIDTQAESFKRYAISVDWSRRLQTSDPEYYRWTQWLFKRFYERGLAYRKNSPVNWCPKDQTVLANEQVVNGACERCGTVVTKKSLNQWYFKITDYADRLLDDMDALKGHWPDRVLAMQKNWIGRSEGAHVTFVIEAAGEELPQQELTVFTTRPDTLYGATFFVVAADAPLALDLVTSEHAEALSDYREQVKALSDIERQSTERPKSGVFTGRYAINPLTGEKLPVWAADYVLADYGTGAIMAVPAHDQRDLDFAKAFDLPVRAVLDTGAEDPAETWIASTGEGTLINSGELNGLSKAEGIPAAIEILEKLGTGEKFVNFRLRDWLLSRQRFWGTPIPIIHCADCGEVPVPDDQLPVRLPENLRGEDLSPKGTSPLAAAADWVNVPCPACGGAAKRDTDTMDTFVDSSWYFLRFVSPQYTEGPFDPAKVNDWMPVGQYVGGVEHAILHLLYARFFTKVIHDLGLLEATEPFSALLNQGQVLNGGKAMSKSLGNGVDLGEQLDKYGVDAVRLTMVFAGPPEDDVDWADVSPSGSAKFLARAWRLARDVDSAPGTPAVGGDAALRSLTHRTVHEAKALLEGHKFNVVVAKLMELVNATRKVIDSGAGAADPAVREAAEAVAIVLSLFAPYTAEDMWNTLGHPASVANAGFPAVDEALLVEASVTAIVQIQGKVRDRLEVSPDISEDELRELALASAVVQKALDGRGIRTVIVRAPKLVNIVPA; encoded by the coding sequence ATGAATGAAAAGGCAGGGTACGTGAGCGTGCAGTCCCAGACTGAAGAGAACAGCGAAGAGGGCGTCTACAGTTTCGCCTCGATGGAAGCCAAATGGCCTGCCGTCTGGGATGAGCTAAACGTGTTTGCCCCGCTTGACGACGGATCCAAGGAACGCCGCTACGTCCTTGACATGTTCCCGTACCCCTCGGGCGACCTTCACATGGGCCACGCCGAGGCGTTTGCCATGGGCGATGTCGTCTCGCGCTACTGGCGCCAGCTGGGCTACGACGTGCTGCACCCGATCGGCTGGGACTCCTTCGGCCTGCCCGCCGAGAATGCCGCCATCAAGCGCAACGCCCACCCGAGTGAGTGGACCTACGCCAATATCGACACCCAGGCGGAGTCGTTCAAGCGCTACGCCATCTCCGTTGACTGGTCCCGCCGCCTGCAGACCTCCGACCCCGAGTACTACCGGTGGACGCAGTGGCTGTTCAAGCGTTTTTATGAGCGGGGCCTGGCCTACCGCAAGAATTCACCCGTCAACTGGTGCCCCAAGGACCAGACGGTGCTCGCCAACGAGCAGGTCGTCAACGGCGCCTGTGAACGCTGCGGCACCGTGGTCACCAAGAAGTCCCTGAACCAGTGGTACTTCAAGATCACCGACTACGCAGACCGCCTGCTCGATGACATGGATGCGCTGAAGGGCCACTGGCCGGACCGCGTGCTGGCCATGCAGAAGAACTGGATCGGCCGCTCCGAAGGTGCCCACGTCACGTTCGTCATCGAGGCTGCCGGCGAAGAATTGCCCCAGCAGGAGCTGACAGTCTTCACCACCCGCCCGGACACCCTGTACGGGGCGACGTTCTTCGTTGTGGCCGCCGACGCGCCGCTGGCCCTGGATCTGGTTACGTCCGAGCATGCCGAGGCGCTGAGCGACTACCGCGAGCAGGTCAAGGCGCTCAGCGACATTGAGCGCCAGTCCACCGAACGCCCCAAGTCCGGCGTGTTCACGGGCCGCTACGCCATCAACCCGCTCACGGGCGAAAAGCTGCCCGTCTGGGCTGCCGACTACGTTCTGGCCGACTATGGCACCGGCGCCATCATGGCCGTCCCCGCCCACGACCAGCGCGACCTCGACTTCGCCAAGGCGTTCGACCTGCCCGTCCGCGCCGTCCTGGACACCGGCGCCGAAGACCCCGCTGAAACCTGGATCGCCAGCACCGGCGAGGGCACCCTGATCAACTCCGGCGAGCTGAACGGCCTCTCCAAGGCCGAGGGCATCCCGGCCGCGATCGAGATCCTGGAAAAGCTGGGCACGGGAGAGAAGTTCGTCAACTTCCGCCTGCGCGACTGGCTGCTGTCCCGCCAGCGTTTCTGGGGAACGCCCATCCCGATCATCCACTGTGCCGACTGCGGCGAGGTGCCCGTGCCGGATGATCAGCTGCCCGTGCGCCTGCCGGAGAACCTGCGCGGCGAGGACCTCTCGCCCAAGGGAACCTCACCGCTGGCTGCGGCCGCGGACTGGGTCAACGTCCCCTGTCCGGCGTGCGGCGGCGCGGCCAAGCGCGACACCGACACCATGGACACCTTCGTGGACTCCTCCTGGTACTTCCTGCGCTTTGTCTCACCCCAGTACACCGAGGGCCCCTTCGATCCGGCCAAGGTCAACGACTGGATGCCCGTGGGCCAGTACGTGGGCGGCGTTGAGCACGCCATCCTGCACCTGCTGTATGCCCGCTTCTTCACCAAGGTCATCCATGACCTTGGCCTGCTGGAAGCCACCGAACCCTTCAGCGCGCTGCTGAACCAGGGCCAGGTACTTAACGGCGGCAAGGCCATGAGCAAGTCCCTGGGCAACGGTGTTGACCTGGGTGAGCAGCTGGACAAGTACGGGGTGGACGCCGTCCGCCTCACCATGGTCTTCGCCGGCCCTCCCGAGGACGACGTCGACTGGGCGGATGTTTCCCCGTCTGGCTCCGCCAAATTCCTGGCCCGGGCCTGGCGCCTGGCCCGCGATGTGGACAGTGCGCCCGGCACCCCTGCGGTTGGCGGCGACGCTGCGCTGCGCTCACTGACCCACCGCACTGTGCATGAGGCCAAGGCTTTGTTGGAAGGCCACAAGTTCAATGTGGTAGTTGCCAAGCTGATGGAACTGGTCAACGCCACCCGCAAGGTCATTGATTCCGGTGCCGGCGCAGCCGATCCGGCCGTGCGTGAGGCAGCCGAAGCCGTTGCCATCGTGCTGAGCCTGTTTGCCCCCTACACCGCGGAGGACATGTGGAACACCTTGGGCCACCCTGCCTCGGTTGCCAACGCAGGTTTCCCCGCCGTTGACGAGGCCCTGCTGGTGGAGGCTAGCGTCACCGCCATTGTGCAGATCCAAGGCAAGGTACGTGACCGTTTGGAGGTGTCCCCGGACATCTCCGAGGATGAGCTGCGTGAATTGGCCCTGGCCTCCGCCGTTGTCCAAAAGGCGCTCGATGGCCGTGGCATCCGCACGGTGATCGTGCGTGCGCCTAAGCTGGTCAATATCGTTCCTGCCTAG
- the glpK gene encoding glycerol kinase GlpK, producing the protein MSQYVIAIDQGTTSSRAIVFDHDGNIVSSGQLEHEQIFPKPGWVEHNAAEIWNNTREVIGTALAQANLTRHDIVGVGITNQRETAVVWDKNTGVPVYNAIVWQDTRTQGIVDELAADGGVERFKAKVGLPLATYFSGTKIKWILDNVEGARAKAEAGDLLFGNTDSWVTWNLTGGADGGVHITDVTNASRTMFMDLETLAWDDEILAAFGVPKSMMPAIKSSSEVYGHVHGSQLLREVPVAGILGDQQAATFGQAAFKTGEAKNTYGTGCFLIFNTGEEIVHSKNGLLTTLGYKLGDAAPRYALEGSIAVTGSLIQWLRDNIGMISSAPEVEELAAAVEDNGGVYIVPAFSGLFAPYWRPDARGAIVGLTRFVNKNHIARAALEATAFQTREVLDAVNADSGVDLTELKVDGGMVANDALMQFQADILGVPVIRPKVTETTALGAAYAAGLAVGFWKDLGELSSNWSEDKRWEPNMDPAERDRQMRLWKKAVTKSMDWVDEDVR; encoded by the coding sequence ATGTCTCAGTATGTAATTGCCATCGATCAAGGAACCACCAGCAGCCGCGCCATCGTGTTTGACCACGACGGCAACATCGTCTCCTCCGGCCAGCTCGAGCACGAGCAGATTTTTCCCAAGCCCGGCTGGGTGGAGCACAACGCTGCAGAAATTTGGAATAACACCCGCGAGGTCATCGGCACAGCGCTGGCGCAGGCAAACCTGACACGGCATGACATTGTCGGCGTGGGCATCACCAACCAGCGCGAGACGGCCGTCGTCTGGGACAAGAACACCGGCGTCCCCGTCTATAACGCCATCGTGTGGCAGGACACCCGCACGCAGGGCATTGTTGACGAGCTCGCAGCCGACGGCGGGGTGGAGCGTTTCAAGGCCAAGGTCGGCCTGCCGCTGGCCACCTACTTCTCCGGCACCAAAATCAAGTGGATCCTTGACAACGTCGAGGGTGCACGCGCCAAGGCGGAGGCCGGGGACCTGCTGTTCGGCAACACCGACAGCTGGGTCACCTGGAACCTGACAGGAGGCGCCGACGGCGGCGTGCACATCACCGATGTCACCAACGCCTCCCGCACCATGTTCATGGACCTGGAAACCCTGGCGTGGGATGACGAGATTTTGGCCGCCTTTGGTGTGCCGAAGTCCATGATGCCCGCCATCAAGTCCTCCTCCGAGGTCTACGGCCACGTGCACGGCAGCCAGCTGCTGCGCGAAGTCCCCGTCGCCGGCATTCTGGGCGACCAGCAGGCAGCCACCTTCGGGCAGGCCGCGTTCAAGACCGGCGAGGCGAAGAACACGTACGGCACCGGCTGCTTCCTGATCTTCAACACGGGCGAGGAGATTGTCCACTCGAAGAACGGGCTGCTCACCACGCTGGGCTACAAGCTCGGCGACGCCGCACCGCGCTACGCCTTGGAAGGCTCCATCGCCGTCACCGGATCCCTGATCCAGTGGTTGCGCGATAACATCGGCATGATCAGCTCCGCCCCCGAGGTGGAGGAGCTGGCTGCAGCGGTCGAGGACAACGGCGGCGTCTACATCGTCCCGGCGTTCTCGGGCTTGTTCGCCCCGTACTGGCGTCCCGACGCCCGCGGCGCCATCGTGGGCCTGACCCGCTTTGTGAACAAGAACCATATTGCCCGGGCCGCACTGGAGGCCACCGCCTTCCAGACCCGCGAAGTACTCGACGCCGTCAACGCCGACTCCGGTGTTGACCTGACCGAGCTGAAGGTCGACGGCGGGATGGTCGCCAATGACGCCCTCATGCAGTTCCAGGCCGACATCCTCGGGGTCCCGGTGATCCGTCCCAAGGTCACCGAAACCACGGCCCTTGGCGCAGCCTATGCCGCAGGCCTGGCCGTCGGCTTCTGGAAGGACCTGGGCGAGCTGTCCAGCAACTGGTCCGAGGACAAGCGCTGGGAGCCCAACATGGACCCGGCCGAGCGTGACCGCCAGATGCGCCTGTGGAAGAAGGCCGTCACCAAGTCCATGGACTGGGTTGACGAGGACGTAAGGTAA